The proteins below come from a single Lineus longissimus chromosome 5, tnLinLong1.2, whole genome shotgun sequence genomic window:
- the LOC135488015 gene encoding dnaJ homolog subfamily B member 13-like, translating into MGQDYYNILQLTRSACDADIKKAYRKLALKFHPEKNVGDQDTYEKFKQVAEAYDVLSDASKRATYDQFGEEGLKGGVPEGSGSAGAWTSGYCFHGNAEKVFRDFFGGDNPYQEFFDRVDGDMSMSYGGLHGRGSKKQDAPIERELALSLEEVFHGCTKKMKISRRVMNDDGHTSSIRDKILTITVKKGWRPGTRITFPEEGDQGPNNVPADIVFIVKDKVHQRFRREGINLIYTAQVPLGKALTGCTVDIHTLDDRILHIPITDIVTSGFTKVVPDEGMPISKDPSQKGDLVITFDIVFPKSLSPEKKELIKLALLP; encoded by the exons atGGGTCAAGATTACTACAATATTCTACAACTGACGAGAAGCGCATGTGATGCAGATATCAAGAAAGC GTACAGAAAATTGGCCCTAAAATTTCATCCAGAGAAAAATGTTGGTGACCAAGACACCTATGAGAAATTCAAACAGGTTGCTGAAGCGTATGATGTGCTCAGCGATG CTAGCAAAAGAGCCACATATGATCAGTTTGGTGAGGAGGGTCTGAAGGGCGGAGTCCCGGAAGGAAGTGGATCTGCCGGAGCATGGACTTCAGGCTACTGTTTCCATGGCAATGCAGAGAAGGTCTTCAGAGATTTCTTTGGTGGCGACAATCCGTATCAAG AATTCTTTGATCGAGTTGATGGTGACATGAGCATGAGCTATGGCGGTCTCCACGGCCGAGGAAGCAAGAAACAGGATGCGCCCATCGAAAGAGAACTTGCTTTATCACTGGAAGAGGTCTTCCATGGTTGCAccaaaaagatgaaaatttCAAGAAGA GTGATGAATGATGACGGACACACTTCCAGCATCCGAGATAAGATCTTAACCATTACTGTTAAGAAGGGATGGCGGCCTGGAACACGCATCACATTCCCAGAGGAGGGAGACCAGGGACCCAACAATGTACCAG CTGATATTGTATTCATTGTAAAAGATAAAGTTCACCAACGATTCAGGCGGGAGGGCATCAACCTCATCTACACAGCACAGGTTCCTCTTGGCAAGGCTCTGACTGGCTGCACCGTTGACATTCACACATTGGACGACAGGATACTTCACATACCCATCACAGATATTGTCAC GTCTGGCTTCACAAAAGTTGTACCCGATGAGGGCATGCCCATCTCAAAGGACCCATCCCAGAAAGGAGACCTCGTCATCACATTTGATATCGTTTTCCCAAAAAGTCTATCACCAGAGAAAAAGGAGCTAATCAAACTTGCATTACTCCCATAG
- the LOC135488769 gene encoding transcription initiation factor TFIID subunit 13-like produces the protein MAEAEQILDQFDEDDVEEDTPLEKRKKLFSKELRCMMYGFGDDQNPYTESVDLLEDLVIEYITETTKKAMDVGRPGKIAVEDIIFLIRKDPKKYSRVKELLMMNEELRKARKAFDEIKYVQTK, from the exons atggcggaagCAGAACAGATTTTGGATCAG TTCGACGAAGATGATGTGGAAGAAGACACTCCCCTGGAGAAACGAAAGAAGTTGTTTTCTAAAGAAT TGCGCTGCATGATGTATGGATTTGGTGATGACCAGAACCCCTACACAGAATCTGTGGACCTGCTGGAGGATCTTGTGATTGAGTACATCACTGAAACA ACAAAGAAAGCTATGGATGTTGGACGGCCCGGTAAGATTGCAGTCGAGGACATTATCTTCCTGATACGAAAAGACCCCAAGAAATATTCGCGAGTGAAGGAACTTTTGATGATGAACGAGGAACTTCGAAAGGCCAGGAAAGCCTTTGATGAAATTAAATATGTACAGACAAAGTGA
- the LOC135488766 gene encoding uncharacterized protein LOC135488766 gives MSSGVSSRPLRERSLHEMLQAVQVAHRKDIYDFSGGHLNESKLHRPPEESSRRSWDNSKKRPESLLPRSQLPKPKVDRLQPDRMHNTLLSFSIGTHGTIPITPKTKQSGTLSSIGSKQKRKDSYLSDNVLVEEVRLPEIMLPTPRFHESVSMSQDDCDDLNKPVSQGALRDRNLAKLKHQFVSSHLSGVTKRDQFNKFQDFESKILRKQDAMEQNVLSGIKAVEHLENKLKEELRCLDCNNFGPNFHRLQIYSDVFDDLNSDSPAFGYILRKIKKEYDGYISYLLDSNPPQHKILQDQIEQLTAKGTSRPGLVQERRRILMEKERQAEELLDLNSRLRQEIAEERLIASLPSEPEEKPDSYARVAYREEPPEMTISEKIEDTKSKIWARLDEIAAIQHNLREHYVPANVCSQLEQCLKETEVENQKRLKKIELIEKNAHDMEKELEAALEEADTSDADEQRVWKRLLSRPAESPRSQTMRSGGGTVSVSTISTYDRDRYEDPMEEEEDDDDQSGKWNWYIS, from the exons ATGTCAAGTGGGGTGTCATCACGACCGCTGAGGGAGCGCAGTCTCCATGAGATGCTCCAAGCCGTACAGGTCGCCCACAGAAAGGACATCTATGACTTCTCAGGGGGACATCTGAATGAGTCGAAACTGCACAGACCTCCAGAGGAATCGTCAAGGCGATCATGGGACAATTCCAAAAAGAGACCTGAGTCACTGCTCCCTCGGAGTCAATTACCAAAACCTAAAGTTGATCGCCTCCAACCCGACAGGATGCATAACACATTATTGAGCTTCAGTATTGGAACTCATGGTACTATCCCGATTACACCAAAAACTAAACAATCAGGGACGCTGTCTTCAATCGGGtcaaaacagaaaagaaaagaTTCTTACCTCAGTGATAATGTTTTAGTCGAGGAGGTTCGTTTGCCAGAGATTATGTTACCAACGCCTCGATTTCATGAATCGGTTTCTATGTCGCaagatgattgtgatgatttaAACAAACCGGTGTCGCAGGGTGCGCTGCGCGATCGTAACTTAGCCAAGTTGAAACATCAGTTTGTCTCTAGTCATTTATCTGGTGTGACAAAACGAGACCAGTTCAATAAATTCCAGGACTTTGAAAGTAAGATTCTGCGAAAGCAGGATGCCATGGAACAAAACGTATTGTCGGGGATCAAAGCAGTTGAACACTTAGAAAATAAATTAAAAGAG GAACTAAGATGCTTAGATTGCAACAACTTCGGCCCCAATTTCCATCGGCTTCAAATCTACAGTGACGTGTTCGATGATCTGAATTCAGATTCTCCGGCTTTTGGTTACATCTTAAGAAAAATCAAG AAGGAGTATGACGGTTATATCTCCTACCTACTGGACTCTAATCCACCACAGCATAAGATCCTGCAAGATCAGATAGAGCAGCTGACTGCTAAGGGGACGTCTCGACCTGGCCTTGTTCAGGAACGGCGGAGGATATTGATGGAGAAGGAGAGACAAGCAGAGGAGCTATTAGATTTAAATTCCAG ATTACGACAAGAAATTGCAGAAGAAAGGCTAATCGCGTCTCTACCGTCTGAACCTGAAGAGAAACCAGATTCATATGCCAGGGTCGCATATCGGGAAGAACCGCCAGAGATGACCATCTCTGAGAAAATTGAGGATACGAAGTCAAAGATATGGGCGAGACTTGATGAGATCGCGGCCATACAGCACAACCTTCGCGAACATTACGTCCCGGCAAATGTCTGCTCTCAACTTGAACAGTGCCTCAAGGAAACGGAG GTTGAAAATCAGAAACGCTTGAAGAAGATTGAGCTGATTGAGAAGAATGCCCATGACATGGAAAAAGAGCTAGAGGCTGCTCTCGAGGAGGCTGACACGAGTGACGCTGATGAACA GCGAGTGTGGAAACGTTTATTGTCGCGGCCAGCCGAGAGTCCCCGATCGCAAACGATGCGATCAGGAGGTGGTACTGTCAGTGTGAGTACTATCTCCACGTATGACCGTGATCGTTATGAGGATCCCatggaggaagaggaggacgatgatgatcagTCTGGGAAGTGGAACTGGTACATATCATAG